In Trichocoleus sp. FACHB-46, a single genomic region encodes these proteins:
- a CDS encoding N-formylglutamate amidohydrolase — protein MPDPFLLHLPTTETIPVIASLPHSGLLISKEITDTLEASHRHYLPNQDWHLDKLYDFLPHLGVTVLQAVYSRYVVDLNRSLQEPLFGNFWQSVVAEKTAVNTAIYRTPPSREEVEQRVEQYYRPYHRQLQALLNEQLEQFGKVYLLDLHSFLGLIEGEICLGNGNSTTCSEHFISVVEAAFCSQSYQVVRNKSFSGGYITRYYGQMPQVEALQIEVRYPVYLNANQLDGTSIPDWQVPEFDEAKHKFESIFEQISKTLVAA, from the coding sequence ATGCCAGACCCCTTTCTCCTGCACTTACCAACCACTGAAACCATTCCGGTCATCGCCAGTCTGCCTCACAGTGGATTGCTTATATCAAAGGAGATCACTGACACTCTAGAAGCTTCTCACCGGCACTATTTGCCCAATCAGGATTGGCATCTCGACAAACTCTATGATTTTCTGCCTCATTTAGGTGTTACCGTCTTGCAAGCCGTTTATAGCCGTTATGTGGTTGACCTCAATCGATCGCTTCAGGAACCGCTCTTTGGTAACTTTTGGCAATCGGTTGTTGCTGAAAAGACTGCGGTCAACACAGCGATTTATCGAACTCCGCCTTCAAGAGAAGAGGTTGAGCAACGAGTTGAGCAATACTATCGTCCCTATCATCGACAGCTTCAAGCTCTGCTAAACGAACAGCTTGAGCAATTTGGCAAGGTATACTTGCTGGATCTACACAGTTTTCTTGGATTGATCGAGGGTGAAATCTGTTTAGGGAACGGAAATAGTACAACTTGTTCTGAGCACTTCATTTCCGTCGTTGAGGCTGCCTTTTGCTCACAGAGTTATCAGGTGGTTCGCAATAAATCGTTTAGTGGTGGGTACATCACGCGGTACTACGGTCAGATGCCGCAAGTTGAGGCGTTACAAATTGAAGTTCGCTATCCGGTTTACCTGAATGCGAATCAATTGGATGGCACTTCTATCCCGGATTGGCAGGTGCCAGAGTTTGATGAGGCGAAGCACAAGTTTGAGTCCATCTTCGAGCAGATTAGCAAAACTCTAGTCGCTGCTTAG
- a CDS encoding GFA family protein, which translates to MNQFSIHGGCLCGTVTFKVNPPFQKMAHCHCSRCRKGTGTAHATNLTVEPSQFRWLSGEEAITQYDLPTAKRFSKWFCSHCGCPVPRLTRDGKIMTIPAGSLDTAPPITPSDHIFWALRAPWGCPSGGLPTHAEYPESW; encoded by the coding sequence ATGAATCAATTCAGCATTCACGGGGGTTGCCTGTGCGGAACAGTGACATTTAAAGTGAACCCACCCTTTCAGAAAATGGCTCATTGCCACTGCTCACGGTGTCGCAAAGGCACGGGCACAGCTCACGCCACCAATCTAACTGTTGAACCCAGTCAGTTCCGCTGGCTTTCAGGGGAAGAAGCTATCACCCAGTATGACCTTCCTACAGCAAAGCGCTTCAGCAAATGGTTTTGCAGTCATTGTGGGTGCCCGGTACCACGACTAACACGCGATGGCAAGATCATGACTATTCCGGCTGGCTCGTTGGATACAGCCCCGCCTATCACTCCGAGCGATCACATCTTCTGGGCATTGAGAGCGCCGTGGGGATGTCCTAGCGGAGGATTGCCAACCCACGCTGAGTATCCAGAGTCATGGTAG